The Micromonas commoda chromosome 6, complete sequence genome includes the window TCATCTccccgctcggcgccgccgccgtcgccgcgataCCCCGAtccagcgcgggcgcgtcgtaGGCATCAAACCGAAGCGATCCCGCGACCTCGTGAGAtaacccgccgcccccggcctCCCTCAGGCCCGTAGAACGCTCGGACGGCTGAAGGTACGCCGAAGCACCCTCGGCGAGAGCCTTGTTGACGTACGCGTCCAGGGCTGGCAAAGCCGGGTTTACCTCGAGATCCTCGCAGCTGGCATCCTGCGgtaacgccgccgcgacaaGCGCCGGGTTCTCCCGCAGAAGCGCCGTGATCTCGTAGGCTCGCTGCTGGCGGTCAATACTTCTGCTGTTCAGATTTCGGTTCACGAGTTTGGTCGCCTTCTCCGACAGCTGACCCCCGCCCGCagccgcgagcttggcgcacgcggtcatcgcctgcgcctgcaccgcgtcgccctcgggctGGGCCTCAACCGCGGTACAAAGTGTGTCCATCAGCGCCTGGGGACTCTGACCGCTCAGCGTCCCGTACTCGCCCACGACCCATAGGATCACCTCGAAGAGCACCCGCGGGATCCTGGGTTTGGAGATGAGCCCGAGGtaggcggcgacggcggagcgtcggagcgtcgcgtcgttggcgtcctcgccgctgccctccgcgatgagcgccatGAGATTGTGAGCCGTGGACTGCttcacgacgtcgccgccaacctcGAACAGGACGTTCATCGTGGTTATGAACCACTGCGTGCTCGGAGCGTACCTCTCCGCCAGCTCGCCGATGCGGGTCGCGGTCTCCTCCCGCAAGTGgtggtccgtcgcgtccctcagGAAATCCATCATCTTCTCCACGATGACCTCGACATTATTCGACTTGGTCATGCGGTACAGAAGATCCAGCGTCTTCTTCCTGAGGCTCTCGTCCGGGTCCGTCAGGCAGTCCACCACCGCCATCTGGTGCTCCGTAGCGTAGTTCGGGTTGATGTTCACGATGCACGACAGCGCATCCAGCCCGGCGTACTTGAGGTTGTTGTTGGAGGACTTGACGAACCTGGACACCACCCCGGCGCAGTGCTCCAGCAGCACCGGCGATGGGTagatgctcgccgcggtgcgcacACACTCGTAAACGATGGCGTTTCCTATGCTGCTATGATTATCGCCCTTCTTGAGAACAGCGTTCAGCACCGAGTACATCTCTGTCGCCGCCTTctggtccgccgcgcccagcgcggcgaggatcttcAGCAGCCGGATCTGAATGAACGGAGCCGGCACGCGGTGGTAGTCGTACGATTTGGGCAGCCTGTGCTCCACCACCTGCTTGAGGATTGACACGAATGAAGGCACGAGGTTCTTCTGCGGACCGGGATCCGAGATGGTCAGGTCGTGCAGCGCgcagagcgccgcggacatgACGCTCGGGTCCTTGTCGCAGAGCATCTGCCGAAACTTGCCGTGCAGGTGCGACACCGACGAAGGGGATTTCAGGTGGAACTTGTGCAGCGCCATCACCGCCTTCTTCCTCACGTGCATCTGCGGGTGGTTGAGAAGCTCCGTAACCTGCGGCAGCACAGCCGGGATGGTTTCCTCGTTGACCAGCCTGCAGATGGTGGTGAGCGCCGCACACACCACCAGGTAGTTGTCGCTCTTGAGATCTTGCTGCACGGTGTTGACGATGAGGATGATGAGTTCATGGTTTTCGTCGAGgaaggcggaggtggcgaggTATCCGACACGCTTCAGCGATACTTCCGACTCGTTCGTCGCCTTCACTGCGTGGATGTagccgaacgcggcgtcgtggccgAGCATCTCGACGTACATGAGGCGAATGAGATACTCCTTGAGCTTGGCCTTCTCCAACTTCGGCCCAGTGAGGACCGTGCGCAGCATCATGACCTCCCTGCGCAtgatggcgtcctcgtccgactTGTTCTTACATTCGCCTGTGAGATTCGGGGGAGGAATCGTCAGACCGGCTGAGTTGGGGGTTGCGAAGCGCTGTCGTTTCAAACGGGGGCAACCCTAAAATATTAAAgacgtcgctcgcgcaccTATGTGCCTGACGATGTCATAGAACTCCTTGCTCTTCGTCTTGTGGGCGCCCAACGCGATGGACTGCCTCGGCGAGTCATCCGTTCTGCCCATCTTGACCCCCGAGCGCTCCGTCGTGCAaaccacccgcgcgcgatgcttTGTTACCCGGGAGGAATATTTTGGCGGGTGCCTTCGCTTCAGTTGCGCGAAAACGGAGCCAGCATCAGAACTTCACAACGCGGGACCGATGGACACCGGGCTCCTGTCCTCGCTCGTGCCGTTTGTCCTCTGGATCGGCGGTACCTTCTGCTGGTGGGGACTCAGAGGCCGCCTGTGGTATCGCTCCACGCGTCACCTCTGGCCGTGTTTCCTCGTCGCGAGCCCGTTCGGCGGGCTCAACGTCCCAAAGCTTCCTCCGCACGATAAACAATGGTGTTGCTtcagggcgtcgccggggtcgAGGAAGTACAAGGCTGTGCGGGTGGCGCCGTGTTTTCCCGAAAATCCGTGCGCTGTGTGTGGCAAGGCGTGCGGCCTCACCGACAGGGAGCTGGACCGTCAGCGACACCCGTGCGGTCTCGGCTGCGGGTGTCGCTGCGCGTGCATCGGTTGCAAGTACACCAACGCGGGGGAGTGCGAGAGGGTGCTGTGCGAGGACACCGTGCCCGAGGACGTAGTGGGGAACACGGTGGCttcggtcgccgcggggggtctctcggcgatcgcgacggcgctcacGAACGTCAGTCGTAGCGTGGAGCAGCTCACGCGCCAGCAGGTGGAGCGGCAGCAGCGGAGGCAGCAGCAGGCTCCCGTGCCTGCGGAGATGCGTCGGGGATacgcgccgcagccgccgcagcctcagTATCAGGCACCTGCGACACAGTGGGACGCACAGCGTCAAGTCTACGAGCAGCACAGGTGGGAACAGcaacagcagcagcagcagcagcagcagcagcagcagcagcagcagcagcccaACTACCCGCAGCCAAACTATGCACCGCCcgctccgcccccgccgccgccgccagtgCAGACTGGAAATCCGTTCGCACCTCCGGGTGCGGCCGAACCCGCGagcccctcggcgccgcccaccgcgctcCTGTACCCGTCAGTTCCCGGCGGGCCCGAGCCTCAGGCCCACGCGGCTCCACCGCCCACGGAGACTggcgctccgtcgcgagaGGAACaggccaagctcgcggcggccaaggctgcgacggaggcgaaggTTGCGGCTGGgaaggccgccaaggctgcgaaaGCGACGGGAGCGAAGATGGCCACGATGCTGGGAAAGGGTATGCAGGCCGTGGGTAAGAGaatggaggaggcggcgaaggatgGCGCCTCGAAGGCAAAGGACCGCAATCCTCAGAATAGGCAGTGATAGCTATTAGCGCTGGGCATGTTATACGCATCGTAGTCGTAAATATTTGATAACGAGCTCGAATGGCGAGTCCCTACTATCTAGAGGACTCTCCAGCAGTTACGCTAATCAAAAGAATAGCCTCCACATTCCTCTACAATCCCACCTATTACATCTTGATGTCGTGTTCCATGGAGCCGAACACCTCCCTGCCAACCTATTCCGcaaacctcgcggcgggaggggctTCACCGCCCGGTCGTCAAGTTACACGTGAGCAACGCGTGTTGCTTAGAGGCCGGAGCGACCCCAGACAACGAGGGagagggagaaggagaaggtgGCCATGAGGGCACCCCACGCCACGTTCACGATGAGGGGCTCGCCCTCAGCCACCTGCACGAGCTCCAtagccgcctgcgccgcgggggcagACATGGCCTCGTACACGGCACCGGCAGCGAGAacaccggcgacggcctgATGAGGACAACAGAGAGTGGAGAGGGGACGAACGGTCAGAGGTACTTCGAGGCTGCGACGGAGCATGGCGTAGTTCGCGCGAAAAAACCCAAAAATGCTCACAGGCGCCCAGGCGCAGCAGCGCCCGAGCGGACGTAGCCGAAGGGCTTGGGGACTCGGAgatcgggcgccgcgctccgagCGAaggccgcgacgaccgcaCGGATCGATAACATCGATAGACCGGGCGTGAACACCACGCGTCCCGGTCGATCGTGGTCGATttgtgcgtcgtcgcgcccacccCGGCGTGCAACGAGCACCCCGACCCGCGATTTCAGCCCTGCGCCAGTGGCGAAAAGAAAGCGAGAccctcccgcgcgagcgcgccgcgccgacgcgccgccgacgttcAGACCCCCTCATGCATCCGATCATCATCGATTATCACTCACGACGCCATCGAATACCTCGGGACACGACCGGTCTCGTCGctgtcgcgccgcgcggaccctaaaacccgcgcgggcgctgccTCTCTCCAGCGGGACAAGTGGATATGGCGTAGATTTTCAACagggctcgtcgcgcaccttctgctggacgcggacggcgtcgacgggggcggcagccttggcgacgacggcggtgcggcgggcggtgcgcgcggagcgcttcgcgacgcgcgcggggagggcaATCTTGCAGGTCTGGGTAAGAGCGGCCATGTTTCCGGTTTGGGTGTGACAATGACCGCGGTTGCGATCCGGCCTCACCGGAAAAACCCGAGGATGTTCGAGGATAAAATGCTAGCCGCTGGCAGTGGAACGAGCTCTGATTGGCTGAGAAGGCTGCAGGTTCCACGGACAAGGCGCAAACCGTGCTTTTGGGTTCATTCGAAATGATTGTCATATGCGGGCGGAATTGGAGGTCTAATAACTCATGGTCGGTTTTGCCAAAAAAGTTTGGTCGGTCGCACCCTTGAACTTCAAAAATTCCGGTCGACAGTCGAGAGGGGGACAAAGCGGTTGGGGgatccgccgaggcgcggcTGCATTCGCggaccgcgcgacgtcgaagcATCCAGCGCGCCAGCGTCGGACTCGCCTCGTTCGTGCGTTCGAGCCGGAAACAAAGCATCCCGTCGTTTTTCGGCGGAGGATATCCTGGAGAGGCTCCCGAAGGAGGCGCTCCTGATCTCGGTAACGCGCGCGTGACTTTCAACGAAAAAGCTAGAGTTCCGCCACCATGTCGGACCCGACGTGGGACACCTCCAAGGAGAACTTCCAGCCTTTAAAGAGGGGTCGCGACGCTAAGATGCTCGATCAAGTTACGGGCATGGCcaacggcgagcgcgcgacgaagaTCAAGGAGGAACGAAGGTACGAGGCGACGCTCGAACGAACCCCCGACCCCTGTCTGGATTTGGTGTTCCGAGAGTGACTGGTCGATTTTGGAATCTCGCCAACTCACCCCGCCCCTCCCTCTTTCCACAGCGCCTTTTGGAACGCTATCGCCACATACGACGGTGATGACCCGCTCGAGGTGTGGGTGAGGTTCATCAAGTGGACGGAGCAGATGTTCACGTCCGGTGGACGCGAGACCGAGGTGCTTCCCCTCCTCGAGCGGTGCACCCGCGAGCTTCAAGAGGTGCCGCGCTACAGGGATGACGTGCGATATCTCCGCATCTGGGTCAAGTACGCCGACTGCTGCAAGGAACCGCACGACATATTCAAGTTCCTTCAGGCGAACGACGTCGGCCAGCGTCACACACTGTTCTACGAGGCCTACGCCGCATTCCTCgagatccgcggcgcgttcaaGCAGGCGGGTGAGGTATACGACCGCGGCATCCTCATGCGCGCAGAGCCCACGCAGAGGCTCAAGGAAAAGCTCGCGCAGTTTCAACACCGCATGATGAAACGTAAGCAGCGCaagatggaggagggcggcgccctcgaggaggaaGGAGAGGGCGAGACGCGGAGGTTCGGTgaggttggcgccgccgcgaggggcgggagCGCAAACGCCGAGAACCcaggcggcgccgtgcgcagcggcggcggtggcgccgcgggtgtcgTGGGATCGAGGGCCCGCGGCCTCGGTGGCACGGGCGGTGTCGGTGGCGGTCGCACGCCCAAGCGTTCCAACGAGAACGACGGCGGTCTGGAGATTTActgcgacgaggaggacggggtgGCTCCATCCGCGGCTCCAGCACCATGGAAGAACCTCGGCAAGTACACCGAGACCCGCAAAGAAAACACGAGGGGAGCCACGCAGTGGACGGGTCAGGGCCTCGGGAACAAACGATCGAGGCCCGGACAGGCTAGCGCCGTCACTCCCGCCCCAGACCTCGATATTTACGAGGATGAGGACCTCGCgcaggctgaggctgaggctgcggcgaacgcgggttTGATGTCCAAGTCGACCTCGAAGCCCCCGCCCACCaacgcgctccgccgccgcctcgacgccgcgaaccccaACCTCGCGAGTAATCCCATGCTGCACCACGGCAAGggggcgcccgagcccgagcccatcgccggcgagcgACCCAAGACGTTCTATGGCGGCTACAACCCCGCGGATACGGTCAACAATTTTGGCGAGGAGGTGTGCtacgaggagcgccgcgccgcgaggtgggAGGTCGCGAACGGCCCGGTGGCGGCACAGAAGCCCGCCCCGGGGCTAATCATCGGCCGTGAGACTAAGGAGGAGGACATGGAGCTCGATGCGACCGTGGCTGTGCCCACGACCATTGGGGGTGTGCCAGCTGAGGTGACGGCGACAACCGTGCAGGTCATGCAGAACCCCAagctggacgtcgccgaggtgcaGACGGCGGCACCACCCGAGTCCGTGCCCCAGCATTCCTTTGGATCATGCGGTGCTCCCCCGTCGGATGTCGGCAGCGGTGTGCAAGgacgcgcgctggagcgaCCGACTGACGAGGCCCAGGGCGTGCcaccggcgggcgccgcgcagccagttgccgccgccgtacccgCGGGTCTTCGCTGGACCGCCACGGAGGGTGGAACATACGGTATGAACGAGCCGACGATGACTTTGACCACCAAGGAGGCGTGGGGTGACATCATGTCAATGTTTTCCGGAGGACTTGAGGCTGAGCGCGCCACAAATCCAGCGGAAatgggcgacgccgccgccaccgccgctctCGCACCAATCAAAGAGGCAAACACCCCAGCGCAGAAGGCTGACGAGACGGAGAGCTTCGCGATTTACGAGGATACCTGTTTGCTGTCCAAGGAAGctgtcgccgcggtcgccgcgcccaaacAGCAATCGCCCATTGCTGATCTCGAGATTCGAGAGGATACCGTTGTGTTGCCGCCCATCGCTGCCACCCCCAGGCCTGCTGCGTTTGGCGCAAACGCCGCAAAGACCCCAGCGATGCACGGACGGACGCCActggcggcgatgccgatGAGAACCCCCCTTGCTCccaccacggcgacgcgccagcCCCTCGCGACCAAGacaggcgcggcggccatgccTCCGTCCGCACCAGTGGCTGGGAAAGCCGCAGCTGACGAGAACGAATTTGCCGTGTACGAGGATCCCACTGAGCAGATACCCAGCGGAGCGCACTCCCAGGCTGTGAGCATGCAGCCCCCCGCAGCACCCGCGAACACCCCGATGCCGAGTGATGACGGTGGCTTTGACGTTTACCAGGACACCATGCATATCGACCCGGCAATGATGGCCGAGGCGATGAGACAGGGTGAAGGGTCGCAGGCGAGCGGCTCAGCTGGAAGCGCACAGCACACCAGGTAGATTGTGACGAGTGTAATTTTGATTTGGACGGTGTACGTTGAGATCCAAAAGGACACGTGACTGATGCTCTCTTCTTATAGGACCTTTGGTGAACCGTCAGAGAATGCGGAATGCCGGATGGAATTTGCGTTCAACGCTGAAAACATCGTGCCAGCCTTTGATATACCTCCTGGCTCGTTCATACCTCGCTCTATCGCTGAGGcggcagcagcggcggcggtgttcaAGCCTGTATCCATAAATCTTTCGCCGAGCGTGTCCGAGTCCGAGGTTGCCCTCTCAGAGCGCACCCTGCGCTCGGCGCAGCCCCCACCCGGGCTCGAGGGAAACGACGAGTTTGAGGTCTTGGCTGACGAggcagcctccgcgctccAAACCCTcaaaacgacgacgaggccgagccCGATCGCTTCCGTTCGTACCAGCAATCTCAGGCACAGCGCTTCCCCGATCAACCGTATCGCGCAGTCGGCGGACCCTTTTGACCGTGACGCGTTTGACGCTCACCTCGCCACCGTTGACAGGGGCCTTGCCACTTTCCCTGGAGTTTACGTCCACGCCGGTGATACGATTCTCGCGAGcttgcgcgccgcggcgaaggctggTGGCGGTGCGAGGGTTCGCGCGAGAGGAGGCACGTCGCTTGTTCTCGGGAGCACGGAGTACGTCCTCATGGGCCTTGCCGGGTCAGGAGCAAATGCCAAGGTTTATGAGGCTGAATACGCAGAAGTTGCCAGCGTCTcggacgaggatgacgagggtTTCGGTGGCCTGGCCATCAAGGTGCAGAGTGCTAGGCTGGCTCGATGGGAGTGGATGGTATGCAAACGGCTCGCCGGGCGCATCGATCCCCtgcacgccgcgggcgttGTTCAGCCCTCTGCtctccacctcgtcggcggcactGACGTTGTCAAGGGCTCGGACGCGGAGATTGGCGTCCTGATCATGCCATTTGGCGACCACGGAACCCTGCAGGACGTGCTCAACTCCTATCTCCGCGTAGGTAAACAGatggacgagctcatcgtGATGTACTACGCCATCGAGCTGCTCAGGGTTGTGGAGTCGCTGCACCTGGCTGGGGTGGTCCACGCAGACATCAAACCAGACAACCTGCTTGTGCGAAACGGTGGAGACAACTGGTGTGACTGGGCCGTGAACAGGCCCGGGAGCTGGAAGCTCAAGGGCCTTTCACTCATCGACTTCGGACTCGCCATCGACCTCGGCATGTACGACTGGCAGACGGTGTTTGTCGGCGATTGCGGCACCGAGGGCTTCAGGTGCTCGGAGATGATTGAGGGAAAGCCATGGACGTGGCAGGCGGACATGCACCAGATCGCAGCCACCGTCCACGCCCTTTTGTTCGGCAAGTACATGCAGGTTCACAAGGTGCTCACCGATTTTGATGGATTCAAGTACCGCCCGAGGGAGTCGCTGAAGCGCTGGTGGAGGACCGAACTGTGGGAGATCTTCTTCGAGGTGCTGCTCAACTTTCCCACACTGGACTtcaagtcgccgccgccgctgggtGATCTGCGCCGGATGTTCGAAGAGCACATCATGGAGGAGCGCCTTGGGGCGCAGCTCCGCGTCGGGCTCATGAAGCAGACTGTCTCTATGTTCCAGCAACTGCGCGAGGGAAAGACGTGATTTTTTGGTTGCACCAAGTGCTCACATACGATGAAATGAAAATGAATACGTTACAACCGGGTAAATGAAACAACGCCTCGCTCAGAATGGGATGAAGTGGGCTGACTTCGTCTTCTTCGGCCGTGCGACCCCTGTCCGTCCTTCGTGATGAGTCGAGTCCGGACTGTCCGTGCTGACCCCGGAATCCACCCGCGGCAGTGAAGCTGAGGAATTTGAAGATCTTGGGGGCTTCGCTGCACCCCTGCCGCCGTTGCGCTGCACCAGCCCAGGCTTAGACTTGTTGGCCTCGTCGGTCTGCTTCAGCTCCTCGAAGTTACCTGTGGTTCCGATGCGGCCGAAGCGAGCCTGAATCTCCTTCATGGCATCCTTCGTGTCTAGGCTATCGTCCGAGGCCATCCGGGGAACTCCCGGGCTGCTACTCCTGCTGATCTCGGGCGAAAACGTCCTGCTCTTGGGCTTCCTCATTCCCGCAAACTCCACAACCTTGACCGTGGAGAGACCCGCGATGAGCTGGCAGAACACCGCGAGATCACCCGGCATGATCAGACCGAGCTCCTGCGCCTTGGTGAGCGCCTCCAcgtccgtcctcgtcgccccaaACTGGTGCACCACCGGAgccgtctcgtcgtccagcGTCGGGCCGGATCCGCCGCTCAGCGCCGGCACCACGCCGCGGTACACGAGCTGCTGCCTCGCCTCCACGTCACCCTCGACCCTCCACTGCACGGTACCGCCGTGGACGGTGGGAATCGACAGCGACAGCACCGGGCACTGCGGGTGGTACTTGGCCACCAGCCGCGTGGTCTCTCCCGTGTGCGAAAACACCACGATGAGCTTGGCCTCAATCTGGTAAGCCGtctgcaccgccgcggccgccagcgcctccttcttcaGGTTCACGTCCACCTCGAACTGCTCCAGTCTGATGGTGAGAGAGTTGCGGCGCGCGTTGGGTTTGATCTTGGCGAGGTCCGGGTCGTCCTTGAccagcggcgcgacgccccacGGGAGCGAATCCGTTGCCTTGGCCAGCTTGACGTTCATCTGTACCATCTGTCGCCTGTACCTAGCCTCGTAGTCGTACACCGAGTCAgcctcccgcgcgatggacaaCACCGTCTCGAGGCAGGCTAGCGGAAAGTTCCCGTCCAGCGTCTCGAGACCGAGAAGgaggccgtcggcgccgtcgaggacaaTGTTAGCCacgtccgtcgcctccgcaCGCGTGGGCCTGGGCGCAAAGATCATGCTGTCCATGAGCCGCGTCACGATGCACGGCCTGCCAACCTTCTCGCACATCTTCAGCACGTGCTTTTGGACCGCGAACATCTTCTCGGACGCCAcaaccgcgccgagctcgccgcgcgcgagcaggaCCACGTCCGCCTGGCGCAGGATGCCGGGCAAGTCTCGAAGCGCGTGGAGGTTATCGATCTGCGCGATGATCCTGACGCTTGGCAGGCCGCTGTTGCGGGCGTGCTGCTTGAGGAGCCCGAGCATACCGCCGTCGCGtaccgcgccgacggagatGAAGTCCACGTTGGCGGGCACGGCGAAATTGTTCACGATGACCTCGTCACACGCGTTGAACGGCGGCGCATTCTTCGCCCCGCTGAAGttgacggcgaggcgcttgACGGTGGACGGCACCTCCACGTCGTTGCGGCACACGCACACGATCTCCCGTTCGCTGATGGAGGtcacctcgagctcggcggtgagctcgccAGCGCGCAGGAACGGGTGGACGAAGACGACATCTCCGGGTGAGAACGTCTCGGCGAAatcgagctcgccgatgcTGCTGTCCAGGTGCAGTacgtcgctgtcgtcgcaCACGGGTTTGCCGTGCAGGAGCTTGACCGTCTGGCCCTTGGTGAAATTGAACTCTTTTTCGGGGTCATTCCTGGACACCGCGAAGATGTTCCCGCCCAAGGCGCAGTAGATTGCGCACAGGCACCTGGTCCGCTTCTGGGCCGCCCTGAGATTCTCGAGCGTCTGCAGGTGCTGCTCGAGCGTCCTGCTGCCAGAGGTGAAGTCAAAGCGAGCGACGGTCATGCCCGCCTCAAGCATCTCCGCGAGCTGGTCGACGGTCTCGGTCAACGGACCGCCGATCGTGACGATGACCTTGCACTTGTCGTAGTTGATCTTGGGCCGGGCGGCCTGTTCCAGGATGATTTCAGCTAAattcgcctccttcgccatGCCCTTCCTTAACCCATTGGTGCCGGAGAGCATCCCCATCTCCGAGCCTCTCTCTTGAAGTTTCACCTTACTCTGCGTCATTCTCGGGTTTCCCTGTTCTCTCCTTTCACCTCGCGCCCCCTGCCTATGACGATCTGGCGAACGCGTTGGCGGGAATTGGACAATCCGGGTCGCCCCAAAAGTGAATATCTGCCGGGATCTCGAGATGGGACGCGCTTGCCGCGGGACTCGTCATTCACGGTCTTTTTTTCCCAGTTGTCCCTGCGAGCGAAAACGTGGTTCTCTGTTGAGAAAAAACAACAATTCGGCACCTGTGGCTGTATCCAATCCACAGAGACGCGTGACACGACGCCCGTCATGGCCACCTCCACCGAAGGCGTGATGCCGTCGCTGATCGCTTCCGGCGACTCGTCCCCTAGACCTCGCGAGCGATTCGGGACTGGGGTGGACGACATGTGGAGGAAGGAGAGCGCGCTCCATGCCGAGGCTAGGAAGACCTCTCGGAGCCCGCTCGATCCCTTCGTCGACGCTTGCCTGCAGCTCACGGCGTCGTTCAGGGTGTACTTCAAGTTCCTTGTTACCATGGAGTCGCTTTTTCTGTCCATCATTTCCGTCGCATCGGTCCTGCTCTTCTCGCTTTACGAGGTCAAGGGACAGAGGCTCGCGGTAAACGTGAGTTGGGCGTTCATATCGTTCGCCATCGTCATGCCGCTGACCAACTCGCTCAACGAGGCGTTCAggaggcgcgaggaggcaCTCAGCCTGATCAGCGATGTCAAGGCGTACCTATTATCGTACTATCAGGGCCACAGGGACTGGGACTGGGGAGAGAACGGCCGAAAGAGGCTCCCCGCGAACCACGTCTCACACGTCAGGTTCatcatcgcgtcgctcgtcacCGACATGCGCGATCTCCTCACTTCACCGCCCACCGCCAGGCAGATCCACTTTCACACCGCCAAGGGACGGACGCAGCGACGGAAGATGCGCGCGATCCAGCACGAGATCAGCGCGAGGTGTTGCGAGCACTTCGACCGCGTCTCGCTCGCTGTGGAGGAGCTCAAATACGGCGGGATGCCGGGTAACGAATCGGCGAGACTTCGGCAGTACGTCACGTTCACGATGCGAGCGTGGGAGAAACTCAAGATGATCAAGCGGTACCGCACGCCGATCGCCACGCGGGCCTTCGCCAGGGTGTACATATTTCTCCACCCGATATTCTGGGGCCCGTACTACGCGTACCTTGTGGAGCAGATGCTgaacgaggacgcggcgctgggcgacgcgatgaTCTCGGGTTCCACGGCGCACAAGGCGATGGCGAACGTGTACGCGTGCGTGCTGTCGGTGCTGACGTCGCTGGCGATGCAAGGTTTGTTCAACGTGAGGTACAGGATGGAAGATCCGTTCCTGtgcgaggttggcgccggTGAGAAGTACGCGGGGCTGGATCAGATTGACGTGGGGCGGGAATTTGCCGAATTGATGCGGTGTTTGTGTTCAGAGTTCAAGGACGCGGACCAGAACGAGGCTGGCGGGGGACCGAGTCGCAGGGTGTGGCCCGTGCCCAGCGAGTGCGCGATCGCCCACCTCGAGGTTGGGTCC containing:
- a CDS encoding predicted protein; the protein is MTQSKVKLQERGSEMGMLSGTNGLRKGMAKEANLAEIILEQAARPKINYDKCKVIVTIGGPLTETVDQLAEMLEAGMTVARFDFTSGSRTLEQHLQTLENLRAAQKRTRCLCAIYCALGGNIFAVSRNDPEKEFNFTKGQTVKLLHGKPVCDDSDVLHLDSSIGELDFAETFSPGDVVFVHPFLRAGELTAELEVTSISEREIVCVCRNDVEVPSTVKRLAVNFSGAKNAPPFNACDEVIVNNFAVPANVDFISVGAVRDGGMLGLLKQHARNSGLPSVRIIAQIDNLHALRDLPGILRQADVVLLARGELGAVVASEKMFAVQKHVLKMCEKVGRPCIVTRLMDSMIFAPRPTRAEATDVANIVLDGADGLLLGLETLDGNFPLACLETVLSIAREADSVYDYEARYRRQMVQMNVKLAKATDSLPWGVAPLVKDDPDLAKIKPNARRNSLTIRLEQFEVDVNLKKEALAAAAVQTAYQIEAKLIVVFSHTGETTRLVAKYHPQCPVLSLSIPTVHGGTVQWRVEGDVEARQQLVYRGVVPALSGGSGPTLDDETAPVVHQFGATRTDVEALTKAQELGLIMPGDLAVFCQLIAGLSTVKVVEFAGMRKPKSRTFSPEISRSSSPGVPRMASDDSLDTKDAMKEIQARFGRIGTTGNFEELKQTDEANKSKPGLVQRNGGRGAAKPPRSSNSSASLPRVDSGVSTDSPDSTHHEGRTGVARPKKTKSAHFIPF
- a CDS encoding predicted protein, whose translation is MATSTEGVMPSLIASGDSSPRPRERFGTGVDDMWRKESALHAEARKTSRSPLDPFVDACLQLTASFRVYFKFLVTMESLFLSIISVASVLLFSLYEVKGQRLAVNVSWAFISFAIVMPLTNSLNEAFRRREEALSLISDVKAYLLSYYQGHRDWDWGENGRKRLPANHVSHVRFIIASLVTDMRDLLTSPPTARQIHFHTAKGRTQRRKMRAIQHEISARCCEHFDRVSLAVEELKYGGMPGNESARLRQYVTFTMRAWEKLKMIKRYRTPIATRAFARVYIFLHPIFWGPYYAYLVEQMLNEDAALGDAMISGSTAHKAMANVYACVLSVLTSLAMQGLFNVRYRMEDPFLCEVGAGEKYAGLDQIDVGREFAELMRCLCSEFKDADQNEAGGGPSRRVWPVPSECAIAHLEVGSALDVQTIIHHTREERV